A window of Rubricoccus marinus contains these coding sequences:
- a CDS encoding L-aspartate oxidase — protein sequence MRTRVDFLVIGSGVAGLSFALRAAQHGTVAVVTKKASAESNTNYAQGGIAAVMDPTDDVEAHVQDTLVAGAGLCDEDVVRMVVTEGPDRIRELMEWGAEFDRDARGDLHLGREGGHSADRIVHAADMTGREVERALLEAVRQNDNIELLEHHFAVNLLTEHHLGGTGDEGPGTGKEHASGGEKDQPGDASDARGGHSEGSEQPGTRNPEPGTKEGLHCFGAYVLDEATGQIETFLARVTLLAAGGAGQVYLHTTNPTVATGDGIAMAYRARATVANMEFVQFHPTSLYMPGADFGGRAFLITEAVRGDGGILRNLAGERFMPDYDERAELAPRDIVARAIDDQMKRRGEPHVWLDISHKPAEEVLKHFPNIQETLLANGLDMTTGPIPVVPAAHYTCGGVVVDMEGRTSIDGLFACGEVTCSGLHGANRLASNSLLEALVYAHRALGPAVEYAGGVGHEDRIPDWDETGVENPREWILVSANRRELRTVMQELVGIVRSSLRLERAARRIDLIHRETEEFYQRTKLTSELCELRNLAAIAHMVVGCARRRQESRGLHYMLDFPERDPAMVHDTIVDVSPAA from the coding sequence ATGCGCACTCGCGTCGATTTCCTCGTTATCGGATCCGGCGTCGCCGGGCTGTCCTTCGCGCTGCGCGCGGCCCAGCACGGGACCGTCGCGGTGGTCACCAAAAAGGCCTCGGCGGAGAGCAACACGAACTACGCCCAGGGCGGCATCGCAGCCGTCATGGACCCTACAGATGACGTAGAGGCGCACGTCCAGGACACCCTCGTTGCCGGCGCCGGCCTGTGCGACGAGGACGTGGTCCGCATGGTGGTCACCGAAGGCCCGGACCGCATCCGCGAACTCATGGAGTGGGGCGCCGAGTTCGACCGCGACGCCAGAGGCGACCTCCACCTCGGCCGTGAGGGCGGCCACTCGGCAGACCGCATCGTGCACGCGGCGGACATGACGGGCCGCGAGGTGGAGCGTGCGCTGCTGGAAGCTGTACGACAGAACGACAACATCGAGCTTCTGGAGCACCACTTCGCGGTCAACCTGCTCACGGAGCACCACCTGGGGGGAACGGGGGACGAGGGGCCGGGGACCGGGAAGGAACACGCCTCTGGCGGCGAGAAAGACCAGCCCGGGGACGCCTCCGACGCCAGAGGCGGACACAGTGAGGGAAGCGAACAACCCGGAACTCGGAACCCGGAACCCGGAACGAAAGAGGGCCTGCACTGCTTCGGTGCATACGTCCTGGACGAGGCCACAGGCCAGATCGAGACGTTCCTGGCGCGCGTGACGCTCCTGGCCGCTGGCGGCGCGGGGCAGGTGTACCTCCACACCACGAACCCCACCGTGGCCACCGGCGACGGCATCGCGATGGCCTACCGCGCCCGCGCGACGGTCGCCAACATGGAGTTCGTGCAGTTCCACCCGACGAGCCTCTACATGCCGGGCGCCGACTTCGGGGGGCGCGCGTTCCTCATCACCGAGGCCGTGCGCGGCGACGGCGGCATCCTGCGCAACCTCGCCGGCGAGCGCTTTATGCCGGACTACGACGAGCGCGCCGAACTGGCCCCGCGCGACATCGTGGCCCGCGCCATCGACGACCAGATGAAGCGCCGTGGCGAGCCCCACGTGTGGCTGGACATCTCGCACAAACCTGCCGAGGAGGTGTTGAAGCATTTCCCCAACATCCAGGAAACGCTGCTCGCCAACGGCCTGGATATGACCACGGGCCCGATTCCGGTCGTGCCCGCGGCGCACTACACCTGCGGCGGCGTGGTCGTGGACATGGAGGGCCGGACAAGCATCGACGGCCTGTTCGCGTGTGGCGAGGTGACCTGCTCCGGGCTCCACGGCGCCAACCGCCTGGCGTCCAACTCCCTACTCGAAGCGCTCGTCTACGCGCACCGCGCGCTAGGGCCAGCGGTGGAGTACGCTGGGGGCGTCGGGCACGAGGACCGCATTCCAGATTGGGACGAGACCGGGGTCGAGAATCCGCGTGAGTGGATCCTGGTGAGCGCCAACCGCCGCGAGCTCCGAACCGTGATGCAGGAGCTTGTCGGCATCGTGCGCTCGTCGCTGCGCCTGGAGCGCGCCGCGCGCCGCATCGACCTCATTCACCGCGAGACGGAGGAGTTCTACCAGCGCACCAAGCTCACGAGCGAACTCTGTGAGCTGCGCAACCTCGCCGCCATCGCGCACATGGTCGTCGGCTGCGCGCGCCGGAGGCAGGAGTCCCGCGGGCTGCACTACATGCTGGACTTCCCAGAGCGGGACCCGGCGATGGTGCACGACACGATCGTGGACGTGTCGCCGGCGGCGTGA
- the rimP gene encoding ribosome maturation factor RimP, with protein MTDQAPLTPDEAAGATPEARIRVLAEEVLAETDLFLVDLSVRGWKGSQVVEVFADREAEPGTGVDLDLLADVSRRLGFLIETEEIITDKYRLDVSSPGLDRPLTDARQFRRHVGREVALRLASGETVEGELMDATPASVTIQPMETTGTKSKKQRVASGDPVQVAHADIADARIQLPW; from the coding sequence TTGACCGACCAAGCGCCTCTTACTCCCGACGAAGCCGCTGGCGCCACGCCAGAGGCCCGCATCCGCGTTCTCGCCGAAGAGGTGCTCGCGGAGACCGACCTGTTCCTCGTGGACCTGTCGGTCCGCGGCTGGAAAGGCTCCCAGGTCGTCGAGGTCTTCGCCGACCGCGAGGCCGAGCCCGGAACCGGCGTGGACCTCGACCTCCTGGCCGACGTCTCCCGCCGCCTCGGCTTCCTCATCGAGACCGAGGAGATCATCACCGACAAGTACCGGCTCGATGTCTCCTCGCCCGGCCTGGACCGCCCGCTGACCGACGCCCGGCAGTTCCGCCGCCACGTCGGCCGCGAGGTCGCGCTCCGGCTGGCCTCTGGCGAGACCGTAGAAGGCGAGCTCATGGACGCGACGCCCGCTTCCGTCACCATCCAGCCGATGGAGACGACCGGCACGAAGAGCAAGAAGCAGAGAGTCGCCTCTGGCGACCCCGTCCAGGTCGCGCACGCCGACATCGCCGACGCCCGAATCCAACTCCCCTGGTAG
- the nusA gene encoding transcription termination factor NusA, which yields MQSTVLVSSFAEIAREKDIDRDTLQVIMEDVFRAMIKKRFGADDPEAFQVILNPDNGDIQILHVREVVEDYDLEDPVSQIEISDALKIEDDYEVEDEVAENIQIEDFGRRAVQTALQTFRQKIRDIEKDNIFREYSELVGEIVVGEIYQTRRSEVLVLHNKTELVLKREGQIQKDRYRKGDMLRAVVNAVDRDAGASPQVKISRTDPVFVERLFELEVPEIYDGIIEIKKVVRLPGERAKMGVISHDERVDPVGACVGVKGSRIHAVVRELGGENIDVVPWTDDPIELIKRSLQPANPILVELNNDLTPPRARVTVPADEVSMAIGRGGQNIRLASMLTGYELDVYRNIKEDEEDVDIDEFRDAIPPAIIQKLKDIGCDTAKAVLELQPSELARRTELTEETAKKIHILMEAEFQDEEAQAAAAQALADDADLASGEAAAAGASPEADATEETDSAPEESGAEPASGAEAETSEPTPEAEASEEAPAETDGGDPEPTA from the coding sequence ATGCAGAGCACCGTCCTCGTCTCCTCGTTCGCCGAGATCGCGCGTGAGAAAGACATCGACCGCGACACCCTCCAGGTCATCATGGAGGACGTGTTCCGCGCGATGATCAAGAAGCGCTTCGGCGCTGATGACCCGGAAGCCTTCCAGGTCATCCTCAACCCGGACAACGGCGACATCCAGATCCTCCACGTCCGCGAGGTCGTCGAGGATTACGATCTCGAGGACCCCGTCTCGCAGATCGAGATCTCGGACGCGCTCAAGATCGAGGACGACTACGAGGTCGAGGACGAGGTGGCCGAGAACATCCAGATCGAGGACTTCGGCCGCCGCGCCGTGCAGACCGCGCTCCAGACGTTCCGCCAGAAGATCCGCGATATCGAGAAGGACAACATCTTCCGCGAGTACAGCGAACTGGTCGGTGAGATCGTCGTCGGCGAGATCTACCAGACGCGCCGCAGCGAGGTCCTCGTCCTGCACAACAAGACCGAACTCGTGCTCAAGCGCGAGGGCCAGATCCAGAAGGACCGCTACCGCAAGGGCGACATGCTCCGCGCGGTCGTCAACGCCGTGGACCGTGATGCGGGCGCCAGCCCTCAGGTCAAGATCAGCCGGACCGATCCCGTCTTCGTCGAGCGTCTCTTCGAACTCGAAGTGCCCGAGATCTACGACGGCATCATTGAGATCAAGAAAGTCGTCCGCCTCCCCGGAGAGCGCGCCAAGATGGGCGTCATCTCCCACGACGAGCGCGTCGACCCCGTCGGCGCCTGCGTTGGTGTGAAGGGCTCCCGGATCCACGCCGTCGTGCGGGAGTTGGGCGGTGAGAACATCGACGTGGTCCCGTGGACCGACGACCCGATCGAGCTCATCAAGCGCTCTCTCCAGCCCGCCAACCCGATTCTCGTCGAGCTCAACAACGACCTGACGCCTCCGCGCGCCCGCGTGACCGTCCCGGCCGACGAGGTCTCGATGGCCATCGGCCGCGGTGGACAGAACATCCGCCTTGCGTCGATGCTGACCGGCTACGAGCTGGACGTGTACCGCAACATCAAGGAGGACGAGGAAGACGTCGACATCGACGAATTCCGCGACGCCATCCCGCCGGCGATCATCCAGAAGCTCAAGGACATCGGCTGCGACACGGCCAAGGCCGTGCTGGAGCTTCAGCCCTCCGAGCTCGCACGCCGGACCGAGCTCACCGAGGAGACCGCCAAGAAGATCCACATCCTCATGGAGGCCGAGTTCCAGGACGAGGAGGCGCAAGCCGCCGCCGCCCAGGCCCTCGCCGACGACGCTGACCTCGCCTCTGGCGAAGCGGCCGCCGCTGGCGCCTCGCCAGAGGCCGACGCCACGGAGGAGACCGACAGCGCACCAGAAGAGTCCGGTGCCGAGCCCGCCTCTGGCGCCGAGGCCGAAACCTCGGAGCCCACGCCAGAGGCCGAGGCCTCGGAAGAAGCTCCTGCTGAGACCGACGGGGGGGACCCCGAACCCACGGCCTAG
- the infB gene encoding translation initiation factor IF-2: MPTTRRARSNKPKSVRLFKALREMNVAAETVVEHLREKGFELDAKLQAGDPNAKLEPAMYDALIEAYSDDVDAKARVRDRREQIAAAQEAAEDEPQRVSTRDPEPEPEPEPIPEPEPEPVAPAEPVIETAPAEEPVAPAEPVIETEPVGEAPAPEPTPEPVVEAAPEPTPEPEAATPEPEAVAETPEADAVAPEAPQAEEVEAAAPEATAAEDAPADAVAPEAAAPEAAATPEETENLSVDEPTPASDSGGVVRADRYALTGTKVLGKIDLSGLDSGRKRKRKSSKADDAPAAPASGGTDDSKRSRKKGRKGRPSVDKAEVEKNVAKTVAATTGRGGSKRVRQKRRRARRDERAAQREMLEQLREEQSQILRVMEFINTGDLAEAMNVNVAEVISKGFAMGMMFSINQRLDADQITLLADEFDFEVEFMNEDEEVLDIIEEDEPEDLKPRSAVVTIMGHVDHGKTSLLDYIRTENVVAGEAGGITQHIGAYEVTLENGREMTFLDTPGHEAFTAMRARGAQVTDLVILVVAADDRVMPQTIEAINHAQAAEVPIIVAINKIDREQANPDKIMSELAEQGVQVEQYGGKIQCELVSALKGTNVDSLLEKVLIESDLMELQANPDRNAVGTVIEAQLDKGRGVVATILVQNGTLKVGDVFVGGMTSGRVRAMFDERDQRVQEAGPSTPVQVLGFNDAPEVGDRLVVLDDEREAREIASKRVQLQREQTMHQRRHVTLADLSRRMAMGEINMLNLVVKADVGGSAEALSDALLKLSNDEVAVDIVHAGVGAISESDVMLAAASNAIIIGFQVRPGTGVRTIAENEEIDIRTYSVIYDAIEEVRAALEGLLSPESKETITSTVEVRETFRVPKAGTIAGCYVVEGKISRNDKVRLLRDGVVVYTGVLDSLRRFKDDVSEVARGFECGLSIRNFNDIKVGDTVESFVVTEEKRTLEV, translated from the coding sequence ATGCCAACCACGCGCCGAGCGAGGTCGAATAAGCCCAAGAGCGTCCGCCTGTTTAAGGCGCTCCGCGAGATGAACGTCGCCGCGGAGACCGTCGTCGAACACCTTCGTGAGAAGGGGTTCGAGCTAGACGCCAAGCTCCAGGCGGGCGACCCCAACGCGAAGTTGGAGCCCGCGATGTACGACGCCCTTATTGAGGCGTACTCCGACGACGTGGATGCGAAAGCGCGCGTTCGTGACCGCCGCGAGCAGATCGCTGCTGCCCAGGAAGCTGCGGAAGACGAGCCTCAGCGCGTCTCCACCCGGGACCCCGAGCCGGAGCCTGAGCCCGAGCCGATCCCCGAACCAGAGCCAGAGCCCGTGGCCCCGGCGGAGCCCGTCATCGAGACGGCGCCTGCCGAGGAGCCTGTGGCCCCCGCCGAGCCGGTCATCGAAACCGAGCCCGTCGGCGAGGCGCCTGCGCCGGAGCCCACGCCCGAGCCTGTTGTAGAGGCCGCCCCTGAGCCTACGCCGGAGCCTGAGGCCGCTACGCCAGAGCCCGAGGCCGTCGCAGAGACGCCAGAGGCCGACGCGGTTGCCCCCGAGGCACCCCAGGCCGAGGAAGTAGAAGCTGCCGCGCCTGAGGCCACGGCTGCTGAAGACGCGCCGGCAGACGCCGTTGCGCCAGAGGCCGCCGCTCCAGAGGCTGCTGCTACGCCGGAGGAGACCGAAAACCTCTCCGTGGACGAGCCGACCCCGGCTTCCGATTCCGGCGGCGTGGTTCGCGCCGACCGCTACGCGCTGACCGGCACGAAGGTGCTGGGCAAGATCGACCTGTCCGGATTGGACAGCGGCCGTAAGCGCAAGCGGAAGTCCTCAAAGGCCGACGACGCACCCGCTGCGCCCGCCTCTGGCGGCACGGACGACAGCAAGCGTTCGCGCAAAAAGGGCCGCAAGGGCCGCCCCAGCGTGGACAAGGCGGAGGTCGAGAAAAACGTCGCCAAGACCGTCGCGGCCACGACCGGCCGGGGCGGGAGCAAGCGCGTGCGCCAGAAGCGCCGCCGTGCTCGCCGTGACGAGCGCGCCGCACAGCGCGAGATGCTGGAGCAACTCCGCGAGGAGCAGTCCCAGATCCTCCGCGTCATGGAGTTCATCAACACCGGCGACCTCGCCGAGGCGATGAACGTCAACGTGGCCGAGGTCATCTCGAAGGGCTTCGCGATGGGGATGATGTTCTCCATCAACCAGCGTCTCGACGCTGACCAGATCACGCTCCTCGCCGATGAGTTCGACTTCGAGGTCGAGTTCATGAACGAGGACGAGGAGGTTCTCGACATCATCGAAGAGGATGAGCCGGAGGACCTCAAGCCGCGCTCGGCGGTGGTGACCATCATGGGCCACGTCGACCACGGTAAGACCTCTCTGCTGGACTACATCCGCACGGAGAACGTCGTTGCCGGCGAGGCCGGCGGCATCACGCAGCACATCGGTGCCTACGAGGTGACGCTGGAGAACGGCCGCGAGATGACGTTCCTCGACACCCCGGGTCACGAGGCCTTTACCGCGATGCGTGCCCGAGGCGCGCAGGTGACGGACCTGGTGATCCTCGTCGTCGCTGCGGACGACCGCGTGATGCCCCAGACGATTGAGGCCATCAACCACGCCCAGGCGGCGGAGGTGCCGATCATCGTGGCGATCAACAAGATCGACCGCGAGCAGGCCAACCCGGACAAGATCATGTCCGAGCTCGCCGAACAGGGCGTGCAGGTGGAGCAGTACGGCGGCAAGATTCAGTGTGAGCTGGTTTCCGCGCTCAAGGGCACCAACGTCGACTCCCTGTTGGAGAAGGTGCTGATTGAGAGCGACCTCATGGAGCTTCAGGCCAACCCGGACCGCAACGCGGTCGGTACGGTGATCGAGGCCCAGCTGGACAAGGGCCGCGGCGTTGTTGCGACCATCCTCGTCCAGAACGGAACGCTCAAGGTGGGCGACGTCTTCGTCGGCGGCATGACCTCTGGCCGTGTCCGCGCCATGTTCGACGAACGCGACCAGCGCGTTCAGGAAGCCGGCCCCTCGACGCCCGTCCAGGTGCTCGGCTTCAACGACGCGCCAGAGGTCGGTGACCGCCTGGTCGTCCTCGACGACGAGCGCGAGGCTCGCGAGATCGCGTCCAAGCGCGTTCAGCTCCAGCGCGAGCAGACGATGCACCAGCGTCGCCACGTGACGCTGGCCGACCTCTCCCGCCGCATGGCGATGGGCGAGATCAACATGCTCAACCTTGTCGTCAAGGCCGACGTGGGTGGTTCAGCGGAGGCCCTCTCCGACGCGCTGCTCAAGCTGTCCAACGACGAAGTCGCAGTCGACATCGTCCACGCTGGTGTGGGCGCGATCTCGGAGAGCGACGTCATGCTCGCCGCCGCGTCCAACGCGATCATCATCGGCTTCCAAGTCCGTCCTGGAACCGGGGTCCGCACGATCGCCGAGAACGAGGAGATCGACATCCGTACCTACTCCGTCATCTACGACGCGATTGAGGAAGTGCGCGCCGCGCTGGAAGGCCTGCTCTCGCCCGAGAGCAAGGAGACCATCACGTCGACCGTCGAGGTCCGCGAGACCTTCCGCGTGCCCAAGGCCGGAACGATCGCCGGTTGCTACGTCGTCGAGGGCAAGATCTCGCGCAACGACAAAGTCCGCCTCTTGCGCGACGGCGTCGTGGTCTACACGGGCGTTCTCGACAGCCTTCGCCGCTTCAAGGACGACGTCTCCGAGGTCGCCAGAGGCTTCGAGTGCGGTCTCTCGATCCGCAACTTCAACGACATCAAGGTCGGCGATACGGTCGAGTCCTTTGTCGTCACGGAGGAGAAGCGCACCCTCGAAGTCTAA
- the rbfA gene encoding 30S ribosome-binding factor RbfA codes for MSIRTERVARMIQREVAELLQHDFHEASQSLITVTNARVTADLGIAYVNVSVLGDTPEARKAAFNRLDAETVAIRKALAARIRHQVRRIPELRFFLDEGPQKRAHMDDLFAKIREEREGRDASGETEEETDAPARGDY; via the coding sequence ATGTCCATCCGCACCGAGCGCGTCGCGCGCATGATCCAGCGGGAAGTCGCCGAGCTGTTACAGCACGACTTCCACGAAGCCAGTCAGTCCCTCATCACGGTGACGAACGCCCGTGTGACGGCTGACCTCGGCATCGCGTACGTCAACGTGAGCGTCCTCGGCGACACGCCAGAGGCCCGGAAGGCGGCGTTTAATCGGCTCGACGCCGAGACGGTCGCGATCCGCAAGGCCCTCGCTGCGCGCATCCGCCACCAGGTCCGTCGTATCCCCGAGCTCCGGTTCTTCCTAGACGAAGGCCCGCAGAAGCGCGCCCACATGGACGACCTGTTCGCCAAGATCCGCGAGGAGCGCGAAGGCCGCGACGCCTCTGGCGAGACGGAGGAAGAGACCGACGCCCCCGCGCGCGGCGACTACTAG
- the truB gene encoding tRNA pseudouridine(55) synthase TruB, giving the protein MTEKDPLAIYGTENALPRPFGNPESPASGAVLVDKPGGITSFGVVKKVRWGLRVKKVGHAGTLDPMATGLLIVLVGRDATRQQDRFMGLPKVYTGTIRLGQTTASFDAETPVEESVDASGVTPEALEAVREQFVGDLTQVPPIYSAIKKDGERLYKKARRGETVDVPPRHVSVYDLAWTDVRASGAEDGLGIVDVDFRVESSKGFYVRSLANDVGAALGVGGHLTALRRESIGPFQVSEALPLAAFERDA; this is encoded by the coding sequence GTGACGGAGAAAGACCCTCTGGCGATTTACGGGACCGAGAACGCGCTGCCACGCCCGTTCGGGAACCCGGAGAGCCCCGCCTCTGGCGCCGTGCTCGTGGACAAGCCGGGCGGGATCACCTCGTTCGGCGTCGTCAAAAAAGTCCGGTGGGGGTTGCGCGTCAAAAAGGTGGGCCACGCCGGAACGCTGGACCCGATGGCCACAGGCCTGCTCATCGTCCTCGTCGGGCGCGACGCGACGCGGCAGCAGGACCGTTTTATGGGCCTACCCAAGGTGTACACCGGTACGATCCGACTCGGGCAGACGACCGCCAGCTTCGACGCCGAAACGCCTGTTGAGGAGTCGGTAGACGCCTCTGGCGTCACGCCAGAGGCGCTGGAAGCTGTCCGCGAGCAGTTCGTCGGCGATCTCACGCAGGTGCCTCCGATCTACTCGGCCATCAAGAAAGACGGGGAGCGGCTCTACAAAAAGGCTCGACGCGGCGAAACCGTGGACGTGCCGCCACGCCACGTGAGCGTGTACGACCTGGCGTGGACCGATGTCCGGGCCTCTGGCGCTGAAGACGGCCTCGGCATCGTCGACGTAGACTTCCGTGTCGAAAGCTCCAAGGGGTTCTACGTGCGCAGCCTCGCCAACGATGTGGGCGCGGCGCTGGGCGTCGGCGGTCACCTGACGGCGTTGCGGCGCGAATCCATCGGACCGTTTCAGGTGAGCGAAGCGCTGCCTCTGGCGGCGTTCGAGCGCGACGCATGA
- a CDS encoding bifunctional riboflavin kinase/FAD synthetase, translating into MRIEVGPEISRDDRSVLTTGTFDGVHLGHRAIIRYLVDRAAKMGGVPTLVTFDPHPREVIAGVHVPLLTTMDERAALARALGIERFVVLPFTRDLSNLEPEDYIADVLLGQIGMKEIVVGYDHRFGRRARGDRDLLDALGAEHHFSVDVIPEQIETGVTVSSTEIRQRLATGDVERAAHLLGRPYRFSGTVVHGEGRGRTIGFPTANVQLEHDRKMLPAIGVYAVRASVAGSALAPEASGDNVSARVQAPTVRHGMMNIGKRPTFEVDGAVKAEVHLFETDADLYGRRLSVDVVARIRGEKPFDGPQALVRQLKEDRQRAQWMLVGSPEAGSK; encoded by the coding sequence ATGAGGATCGAGGTCGGCCCTGAGATCTCGCGCGACGACCGCTCGGTCCTGACGACGGGCACGTTCGACGGCGTCCATCTGGGCCACCGCGCGATCATCCGCTACCTGGTAGACCGCGCGGCCAAGATGGGCGGCGTGCCCACGCTTGTGACGTTCGACCCACATCCGCGGGAGGTCATCGCGGGCGTCCACGTCCCGCTCCTGACCACGATGGACGAGCGGGCCGCGCTCGCGCGCGCCCTCGGAATCGAGCGCTTTGTCGTCCTCCCGTTTACGCGCGACCTCTCGAACCTAGAGCCCGAGGACTACATCGCCGACGTGCTGCTGGGGCAGATCGGCATGAAAGAGATCGTCGTCGGGTACGACCACCGCTTCGGCCGCCGCGCCAGAGGCGATCGCGACCTGCTGGACGCCCTCGGCGCCGAGCACCACTTCTCGGTCGACGTGATCCCGGAGCAGATCGAGACCGGCGTGACCGTCTCCTCCACGGAGATCCGCCAGCGGCTCGCCACGGGCGACGTGGAGCGCGCGGCGCACCTTCTCGGGCGCCCATATCGGTTTTCTGGAACCGTCGTGCACGGCGAGGGGAGGGGCCGCACCATCGGCTTCCCGACCGCGAACGTGCAGCTGGAGCACGACCGCAAAATGCTCCCCGCCATCGGGGTCTACGCCGTTCGCGCGAGCGTGGCCGGCAGCGCACTGGCGCCAGAGGCCTCTGGCGACAACGTGAGTGCGCGTGTCCAGGCGCCAACCGTCCGGCACGGTATGATGAACATCGGCAAGCGGCCCACCTTCGAAGTGGACGGAGCGGTCAAAGCAGAGGTGCACCTGTTCGAAACCGACGCAGACCTGTACGGCCGTCGCCTGAGTGTGGACGTCGTCGCCCGGATCCGAGGCGAGAAGCCGTTTGACGGGCCGCAGGCGCTCGTGCGTCAGCTCAAAGAGGACCGGCAGCGCGCGCAGTGGATGCTGGTGGGCTCGCCAGAGGCGGGCTCTAAATAG
- a CDS encoding PPC domain-containing protein, whose amino-acid sequence MRFFVLTAALFLASGARAQDAADFLDGLMAVAEFEAMEEGMSLVHGMEVGSYEGFTSMHEVGLQAGVEYLVVVVTDIVGELDPDVYVEDPEVEPLAAGEGEGTDEKVRFTAPVSGTYTLSVELYGCETDDCAYGIAVFAAE is encoded by the coding sequence ATGCGCTTCTTCGTCCTCACCGCCGCTCTCTTCCTGGCCTCTGGCGCTCGCGCCCAGGACGCAGCTGATTTCCTAGACGGGCTCATGGCTGTCGCTGAGTTCGAGGCGATGGAGGAGGGAATGAGCCTCGTGCATGGCATGGAAGTCGGCAGCTACGAAGGCTTCACCAGCATGCACGAAGTGGGGTTGCAAGCTGGCGTCGAGTACCTGGTGGTCGTGGTGACAGATATCGTGGGCGAGTTGGACCCCGACGTGTACGTGGAAGACCCCGAAGTCGAGCCTCTCGCGGCGGGCGAGGGGGAGGGCACCGACGAGAAGGTCCGCTTCACGGCGCCCGTTTCCGGCACGTACACGCTCAGCGTGGAGCTGTATGGCTGCGAGACGGACGATTGCGCGTACGGCATCGCCGTTTTCGCGGCGGAATAG
- the rpsO gene encoding 30S ribosomal protein S15: protein MISTEQKQEIVETHGGSESNTGKAEVQIAIFTARIADLTEHLKVHTKDHTSRLGLLKMVGKRRRLLNYVAGKDIQRYRDIIAKLGLRK from the coding sequence ATGATCAGCACAGAGCAGAAGCAGGAAATCGTCGAGACGCACGGCGGCTCCGAGAGCAACACCGGCAAGGCAGAAGTCCAGATCGCGATCTTCACCGCCCGCATCGCCGACCTCACCGAGCACCTCAAGGTCCACACGAAGGATCACACGTCGCGTCTCGGCCTGCTGAAGATGGTCGGCAAGCGCCGCCGACTCCTGAACTACGTCGCAGGAAAGGACATCCAGCGCTACCGCGATATCATCGCCAAGCTCGGCCTCCGCAAGTAG